From a region of the Streptomyces tirandamycinicus genome:
- the ssd gene encoding septum site-determining protein Ssd — protein sequence MAGAAGAGGATGANGGDGLQGERRAGPLIITEDPTLLDDLLRLCAAAGAEPQVHHAVPEGRGGWDAAPLVLVGDDAAARCVGATRRRGVLLVGRDQDDPQVWRRAVEIGADCVLRLPDAEGWLVDRIADVAEGVGRPALTVGVIGGRGGAGASTLACALAVTAARGGRRTMLVDGDPLGGGLDVLLGGEQQAGRRWPDFAASRGRVAGGALEEALPSVHGLRVLSWDRGDSVTIPPEAMRSVLAAARRRGGVVVVDLPRRVDEGTAEALAQLDVGLLVVPGDLRAVAAARRVASTVRMVLGDLRVVVRGPWGSGLDEQWVAEALGLPLLGELPLETGLAADLDAGVPPGAGERDPLAGFCSAFWARAHTGGGAS from the coding sequence ATGGCCGGAGCAGCGGGTGCGGGCGGTGCGACCGGCGCGAACGGCGGCGACGGGCTCCAGGGAGAGCGCCGGGCCGGCCCCTTGATCATCACCGAGGACCCGACGCTCCTGGACGACCTGCTGAGGCTGTGCGCCGCGGCCGGCGCCGAGCCTCAGGTCCACCATGCGGTGCCCGAAGGCCGGGGCGGCTGGGACGCGGCGCCACTGGTCCTGGTCGGTGACGACGCGGCCGCCCGATGCGTCGGGGCCACCCGCAGGAGAGGTGTCCTCCTCGTCGGTCGCGACCAGGACGATCCGCAGGTCTGGCGACGGGCGGTGGAGATCGGTGCCGACTGCGTGCTGAGGCTCCCCGACGCCGAGGGATGGCTCGTCGACAGGATCGCCGACGTCGCGGAGGGCGTGGGCCGCCCGGCGCTGACCGTCGGGGTGATCGGTGGGCGGGGCGGAGCGGGCGCGTCCACGCTGGCCTGCGCGCTCGCCGTGACAGCGGCCCGGGGCGGCCGGCGCACGATGCTCGTCGACGGAGATCCGCTCGGTGGCGGCCTTGACGTGCTTCTCGGCGGAGAGCAGCAGGCGGGGCGGCGCTGGCCCGACTTCGCGGCGTCCCGAGGCCGTGTTGCCGGCGGTGCGCTGGAGGAGGCGCTGCCCTCGGTGCACGGGCTGCGGGTGCTCAGCTGGGACCGGGGCGACTCGGTGACGATTCCGCCGGAGGCCATGCGGTCGGTGCTGGCTGCGGCACGCAGGCGCGGTGGCGTCGTCGTGGTGGATCTGCCCCGCCGGGTCGACGAGGGGACCGCGGAGGCACTGGCGCAGCTCGATGTCGGGCTGCTCGTGGTGCCGGGCGATCTGCGCGCCGTGGCGGCCGCGCGGCGGGTCGCCTCGACCGTCCGCATGGTGCTGGGCGATCTGCGGGTCGTCGTCCGCGGGCCCTGGGGCTCGGGGCTCGACGAACAGTGGGTCGCCGAGGCACTGGGACTGCCGCTGCTCGGCGAACTGCCGCTGGAGACGGGACTGGCCGCCGATCTCGATGCGGGAGTTCCGCCGGGTGCC
- a CDS encoding Fic family protein: MSTNSSDPLAALGDLPGVADAVDSVRKAVDRVYGHRVMRRRSNEVTSEAALRGARASAALSGADWALEEVRRRTDFGSGGEARTVGAALRLTAEAGQLLSIWRQSPLRVLARLHLVAEGGAAPDETVGRPRLVGEEVDEPLIDAPLPDAEEVAGRLEGLSRLVIAGSSAPALVLAAVVHGELLALRPFSSANGLVARAAERVVLVGSGLDPKSICPAEVGHAELGPAAYLAALDGYLSGTPEGLSAWIAHCGRAVELGVRESTAVCEALQRGAA; the protein is encoded by the coding sequence ATGAGTACGAACTCCTCTGACCCCTTGGCCGCACTGGGTGACCTCCCCGGGGTCGCGGATGCCGTGGACTCGGTGCGCAAGGCCGTGGACCGTGTCTACGGACACCGCGTCATGCGGCGCCGCAGCAACGAGGTCACCTCGGAGGCAGCGCTCCGCGGAGCCCGGGCGTCCGCCGCGCTCTCGGGCGCGGACTGGGCGCTGGAGGAGGTCCGCCGGCGCACGGACTTCGGCAGTGGGGGAGAGGCCCGTACCGTGGGGGCGGCACTCCGGCTGACCGCCGAGGCGGGGCAGCTGCTGTCCATCTGGAGGCAGTCTCCGCTGCGTGTGCTGGCCCGGCTGCACCTGGTCGCCGAGGGCGGCGCCGCCCCCGACGAGACGGTCGGCAGGCCGCGACTCGTGGGAGAGGAGGTCGACGAGCCGCTGATCGATGCGCCACTTCCGGACGCGGAGGAGGTGGCCGGGCGGCTCGAGGGGCTCTCGCGCCTGGTCATCGCGGGGAGTTCGGCCCCTGCGCTGGTGCTGGCCGCCGTGGTGCACGGCGAGTTGCTTGCCCTGCGCCCGTTCTCCTCGGCCAACGGGCTGGTCGCCAGGGCGGCGGAGCGCGTCGTCCTCGTCGGCAGCGGACTGGACCCCAAGTCGATCTGCCCCGCGGAGGTCGGTCACGCCGAGCTCGGCCCTGCGGCGTACCTCGCGGCGCTCGACGGCTATCTGTCCGGGACCCCGGAGGGCTTGAGCGCCTGGATCGCCCACTGCGGCCGCGCCGTCGAACTCGGCGTCCGGGAGTCGACGGCGGTGTGCGAAGCGCTTCAGCGCGGAGCGGCGTGA
- a CDS encoding ATP-binding protein, producing MKIAFVGKGGSGKTTLSSLFIRHLAAQQAHVVAVDADINQHLGAALGLDEQEAGELPAMGAHLPLIKEYLRGTNPRITSAEKMIKTTPPGEGSRLLRVREDNPVYDACARTVRLDDGQIRLMATGPFTESDLGVACYHSKVGAVELCLNHLVDGPDEYVVVDMTAGSDSFASGMFTRFDMTFLVAEPTRKGVSVYRQYLDYARDFGVALKVVGNKIQGPDDLGFLRDEVGDDLLVAVGHSDWVRSMEKGRPPRFAELEEPNRAALRTLRQAADASYARRDWVRYTRQMVHFHLKNAESWGNAKTGVDLAAQVDPDFVLGEQAAQFSAPQPA from the coding sequence ATGAAGATCGCTTTCGTGGGAAAGGGCGGTAGCGGCAAGACGACGCTGTCCTCGCTCTTCATCCGTCACCTCGCCGCCCAGCAGGCCCATGTCGTCGCGGTGGACGCCGACATCAACCAGCACTTGGGCGCCGCGCTCGGGCTCGACGAGCAGGAGGCCGGGGAGCTGCCCGCGATGGGCGCACACCTGCCGCTCATCAAGGAGTACCTGCGCGGCACCAATCCGCGGATCACCTCCGCCGAGAAGATGATCAAGACGACACCGCCCGGAGAGGGCTCGCGGCTGCTGCGTGTCCGTGAGGACAACCCGGTCTACGACGCCTGTGCCCGGACGGTGCGGCTCGACGACGGGCAGATCCGGCTGATGGCGACCGGCCCGTTCACCGAGTCGGACCTCGGCGTCGCCTGCTACCACTCCAAGGTCGGAGCGGTGGAGCTGTGCCTCAACCACCTCGTCGACGGCCCGGACGAGTACGTCGTGGTCGACATGACGGCGGGCTCCGACTCGTTCGCCTCCGGCATGTTCACCCGCTTCGACATGACGTTCCTGGTGGCCGAGCCCACCCGCAAGGGCGTCTCGGTGTACCGCCAGTACCTGGACTACGCCCGTGACTTCGGCGTCGCGCTCAAAGTCGTCGGCAACAAGATCCAGGGGCCGGACGACCTCGGGTTCCTGCGCGACGAGGTGGGTGACGATCTCCTTGTGGCCGTCGGGCACTCGGACTGGGTGCGGTCGATGGAGAAGGGCCGTCCGCCCCGTTTCGCGGAACTGGAGGAGCCCAACCGTGCGGCACTGCGGACGCTGCGGCAGGCGGCCGACGCGTCCTACGCGCGGCGCGACTGGGTGCGGTACACCCGGCAGATGGTGCACTTCCATCTGAAGAACGCGGAGAGCTGGGGGAATGCGAAGACGGGGGTCGACCTGGCCGCCCAGGTCGACCCCGACTTCGTGCTCGGAGAGCAGGCCGCGCAGTTCAGCGCGCCGCAACCGGCCTGA
- a CDS encoding bifunctional SulP family inorganic anion transporter/carbonic anhydrase codes for MSACDLPCASRAPRKPRTPRLTGLGSFRIPSRRTRTERDGRARGDSRSDRPDGRERPEGPDRPRRTASPSGTRHAADAGNGTEARTRGTARHQRPHGPPGAGPAGDRNRWPRRPGRGLRIASADLSASVCVFLIALPLSLGIALATGAPLQAGLVAAAVGGVVGGFLGGSPLQVSGPAAGLTVITADLIHRFGWRATCAITVLAGLTQLALAAMRVARSALVVSPAIVHGMLAGIGITIALAQLHIVLGGTPYSSALDNLLALPARLARLHPAALSVGAVTVALLLAWPHVPGSAGRLLRKAPAALAAVVGATLFASLAGLRLPRVDLPSWRSHALPALPEGPVPAIAAAVLTITLVTSVQSLLSAVAVDKLVAARGDARHTVHRSNLDRELAGQGAANTVSGALGGLPVAGVAVRSTANVRAGGVSRHSTILHGLWVALAALLLAPVLDLIPLAALAALVAVVGAQMVNVGHLRSVRRNRETAVCAVTMAGVVVVDVLAGVALGIAAAVAVALHRLTRTRVTVAERDGTLRIRVRGQLTFLAVPRLSRVLAQVPQGSDAVVELDGSFIDHAAHEALHGWRSAHEAQGGSAEFSGGPGGRPTEPVPAPHSCCRPWNPWRNHHCGGHPAVGQEQKPEGHRRRLASGLSSFQRNTAPLVRDELARLAREGQRPSQLFLTCADSRLVTSMITASGPGDLFTVRNMGNLVPRPGEETVDDSVAAAIEYAVNVLEVSSITVCGHSGCGAMRALLEGPPDGAGDGTPLRRWLRHGEPGLARMVSRDDHVPRLEGRPAGDAVEQLSLSNVVQQLEHLRAHGPVARRLAQGTLRLDGMFFDVAEAQVYLLSGGSGGGGVHSGQVLFEPVGLAPAAPDGISRRTAPA; via the coding sequence ATGTCTGCCTGCGATCTTCCCTGTGCCTCCCGAGCGCCCCGCAAACCCCGCACGCCCCGCCTGACCGGCCTCGGCTCCTTCCGCATTCCGAGTCGTCGCACCCGCACCGAGAGAGACGGCCGCGCACGAGGCGACTCACGGTCCGACCGTCCCGACGGCCGAGAGCGGCCGGAAGGCCCGGACCGGCCCCGCCGGACGGCGAGCCCCTCCGGGACCCGTCACGCCGCCGACGCCGGCAACGGCACCGAGGCCCGCACGCGGGGCACCGCCCGGCACCAGCGCCCGCACGGCCCGCCGGGCGCCGGGCCGGCCGGTGACCGGAACCGGTGGCCACGGCGACCCGGCCGCGGCTTACGGATCGCCTCCGCCGACCTGTCCGCCTCGGTCTGCGTCTTCCTGATCGCGCTACCGCTCTCCCTCGGCATCGCCCTGGCCACCGGCGCACCCCTCCAGGCAGGGCTCGTGGCCGCCGCGGTGGGCGGCGTCGTCGGGGGTTTTCTCGGCGGATCCCCACTCCAGGTCAGCGGACCCGCGGCGGGCCTCACGGTGATCACGGCCGATCTCATCCACCGGTTCGGGTGGCGGGCCACCTGCGCCATCACCGTCCTGGCCGGCCTCACCCAACTCGCCCTCGCAGCGATGCGGGTGGCCCGTTCCGCGCTCGTCGTCAGTCCGGCGATCGTGCACGGCATGCTGGCCGGCATCGGAATCACCATCGCCCTCGCCCAACTGCACATCGTCCTCGGCGGCACGCCGTACAGCTCCGCGCTCGACAACCTGCTCGCGCTGCCCGCGCGGCTGGCCCGGCTCCACCCGGCCGCGCTCTCGGTCGGTGCCGTGACCGTCGCGCTGCTGCTCGCCTGGCCCCATGTGCCGGGGAGCGCGGGCCGACTGCTGCGGAAGGCCCCCGCCGCACTCGCCGCAGTAGTGGGCGCGACCCTGTTCGCCTCGCTCGCCGGCCTCCGGCTGCCACGCGTGGACCTGCCCTCATGGCGGAGCCACGCCCTGCCCGCCCTGCCCGAAGGTCCGGTGCCGGCCATCGCCGCCGCGGTCCTGACCATCACATTGGTCACCAGCGTGCAGTCCCTGCTGTCCGCGGTGGCGGTCGACAAACTGGTGGCGGCCCGCGGGGACGCCCGGCACACCGTCCACCGCTCGAATCTGGACCGTGAACTGGCCGGTCAGGGAGCGGCCAACACGGTCTCCGGTGCCCTCGGCGGACTCCCTGTCGCCGGGGTCGCCGTGCGCAGTACGGCCAATGTGCGGGCGGGAGGTGTCAGCCGGCACTCGACGATTCTCCACGGGCTGTGGGTCGCCCTCGCCGCACTGCTGCTCGCACCGGTTCTCGATCTGATCCCACTCGCCGCGCTGGCCGCCCTGGTGGCGGTGGTCGGTGCGCAGATGGTCAATGTCGGACATCTGCGCAGCGTGCGGCGGAACCGCGAGACGGCGGTGTGCGCGGTGACGATGGCGGGGGTCGTCGTCGTCGACGTGCTCGCCGGGGTCGCCCTCGGGATCGCGGCGGCCGTGGCTGTGGCGCTGCACCGGCTCACCAGGACGCGGGTCACCGTGGCGGAACGGGACGGGACTCTTCGGATCAGGGTGCGAGGGCAGCTGACGTTCCTCGCGGTGCCGCGGTTGAGCCGGGTGCTGGCGCAGGTGCCCCAGGGCTCCGACGCCGTGGTGGAGCTGGACGGCTCGTTCATCGACCATGCCGCGCACGAGGCGCTGCACGGCTGGCGGTCGGCCCACGAGGCGCAGGGCGGCTCGGCCGAGTTCAGCGGGGGCCCGGGCGGGCGGCCCACCGAACCGGTCCCCGCCCCGCACAGCTGCTGCCGGCCGTGGAACCCCTGGCGGAACCACCACTGCGGAGGGCACCCGGCCGTCGGCCAGGAGCAGAAGCCGGAGGGGCACCGGCGTCGACTGGCCAGCGGACTCAGCTCCTTCCAGCGGAACACGGCCCCGTTGGTGCGCGACGAGCTGGCCCGCCTGGCCCGCGAAGGTCAGCGGCCCTCCCAGCTCTTTCTGACCTGTGCCGACTCCCGCCTGGTCACCAGCATGATCACCGCGAGCGGCCCGGGTGACCTGTTCACCGTTCGGAACATGGGCAACCTGGTGCCGAGACCGGGCGAGGAGACCGTTGACGACTCCGTCGCGGCGGCGATCGAGTACGCCGTGAACGTGCTGGAGGTGAGCTCGATCACGGTCTGCGGCCACTCGGGCTGCGGGGCGATGCGGGCCCTGCTCGAAGGCCCGCCGGACGGCGCCGGGGATGGGACGCCGCTGCGGCGCTGGCTGCGGCACGGAGAGCCGGGGCTGGCGCGGATGGTGTCCCGCGACGACCACGTACCGAGACTGGAGGGCCGACCCGCCGGCGACGCGGTGGAGCAGCTGAGCCTGAGCAATGTCGTCCAGCAGCTGGAGCATCTGCGCGCCCACGGGCCGGTCGCCCGCAGGCTCGCCCAGGGCACCCTGCGGCTGGACGGGATGTTCTTCGATGTCGCCGAGGCCCAGGTGTATCTGCTGAGCGGGGGATCGGGAGGAGGGGGAGTCCACAGCGGCCAGGTGCTCTTCGAACCGGTCGGTCTCGCACCGGCGGCGCCGGACGGCATCAGCCGGCGGACGGCACCCGCCTGA
- a CDS encoding HAD family hydrolase — protein sequence MLCVVENHSLPRTAAFFDLDKTVIAKSSALTFSKSFYHGGLINRRAVLRTAYTQFVFLAGGADHDQMERMRKYLSSLCKGWNVQQVRAIVAETLHDLIDPIIYDEAASLIEDHHTAGRDVVIVSSSGAEVVEPIGELLGADRVVATRMVVGEDGCFTGEVEYYAYGPTKAEAVKELAASEGYDLERCYAYSDSVTDVPMLEAVGHPYAVNPDRGLRREASSRGWPVLVFDRPVRLKQRIPGFTMPPRPALLAAAAVGAAAATAGLVWYASRRRGPTACARI from the coding sequence ATGCTCTGCGTCGTGGAAAACCACTCCTTGCCGCGCACAGCAGCCTTCTTTGATCTGGACAAGACGGTCATCGCGAAGTCGTCGGCGCTGACCTTCAGCAAGTCCTTCTACCACGGAGGGCTGATCAACCGTCGCGCCGTGCTCAGGACGGCTTACACCCAGTTCGTCTTTCTCGCGGGCGGCGCCGACCACGACCAGATGGAGCGAATGCGGAAGTACCTGTCATCGCTCTGCAAGGGCTGGAACGTCCAGCAGGTGAGGGCGATCGTCGCCGAGACCCTTCACGACCTCATCGACCCGATCATCTACGACGAGGCCGCCTCCCTGATCGAGGACCACCACACCGCAGGCCGCGACGTCGTCATCGTCTCCAGCTCGGGCGCCGAGGTCGTCGAGCCGATCGGCGAGCTGCTGGGCGCCGATCGGGTGGTGGCGACGCGGATGGTGGTCGGCGAGGACGGCTGCTTCACCGGCGAGGTGGAGTACTACGCGTACGGCCCCACCAAGGCCGAGGCGGTCAAGGAGCTCGCCGCGTCCGAGGGGTACGACCTCGAGCGCTGCTACGCCTACAGCGACTCCGTCACCGACGTTCCGATGCTGGAGGCCGTGGGTCATCCGTACGCGGTCAACCCCGACCGGGGACTGCGCCGTGAGGCGTCCTCACGGGGCTGGCCGGTGCTCGTCTTCGACCGGCCGGTGCGACTGAAGCAGCGGATCCCGGGGTTCACGATGCCGCCGCGCCCCGCACTGCTCGCGGCCGCTGCGGTGGGAGCGGCCGCCGCGACCGCCGGACTCGTCTGGTACGCCAGCAGGCGCCGCGGCCCAACGGCCTGTGCCCGCATCTGA